The genomic interval CCGGTCCTGCAACGCACGGCAGACCATCGGCTGCCGGGCTCCGAGCACGCCGTCTATATCGCTGACACCATGGGGGAACTCGGGCTGTTCTACCGGGCGGCTCCGGTGGTGTGCATGGGCGGCTCCTTCATTCCCCATGGCGGGCAGAATCCGGTGGAGCCGGCGCAACTGGGCTGTGCGGTGCTGTACGGCCCGCACATGTTCAATTTCGGCGAGATCACCCACATGCTGGAGGCCGCCGGCGGCGCCCTGCCGGTGGCGGACGGCGATGCCCTGACCCGCGAGACCCGCCGGCTGCTGACCGACGAGCGGGCGCGCCACCGCATCGTCGCCGGTGCGGCAAGGGTGACGGCGGACAACCGGCGGATCATCGACCGGGCGCTGGGCGCGCTGGCTCCGGTGCTGGGCGCCGCCGGCATCCGGACCGCCGCCTGAGGGGACCTGCCGCCGTGAAGACCCCTGCCTTCTGGTACCGGCCGCCCGGTCTGGCCTCCACCCTGCTGGCTCCGCTGGGAGCGCTCTATGGGCTGGCGGGGCGGCGGCGGATTGCCGGGACCGTCCCACGCCGTGTCGGTGTTCCGGTGGCCTGCGTCGGCAATCTGGTGGCGGGCGGGGCCGGCAAGACGCCGGTCGGGCTGGCGCTGATCGCGGCCTTGCAGGCGCGCGGCGTGATTGTCCATGCTCTGACCCGCGGCCATGGCGGGCGGGAGGCCGGTCCGCTGGCTGTCGATCCTCGCCGCCACAGCGCCGCCGATGTCGGGGACGAGGCACTGTTGCTGGCCGGGGCGGCGCCCTGCTGGGTGGCGCGCGACCGGCTGGCTGGGGCGGAGCGTGCCGCAGTGGCCGGAGCCGGCGCCATCGTCATGGATGACGGGTTCCAGAACCCGGCCCTGCACAAGGATCTGGCGCTGATCGTCGCCGATGGCGCGGTCGGCTTCGGCAATGGCCGGCTGGTGCCGGCGGGGCCGCTGCGCGAACGGGTGGCTGACGGTCTCGCCCGCGCCGACGCGCTGGTGATCCTGGGCGAGGACCGTCACGGTCTGGCGGCGCTGGCCGGCGGGCGCCCGGTGCTGTCGGCCCGGCTGGAGCCCGATCCGGAGGCTGCCACCCGGCTTGCCGGCCGCGACGTGCTGGCCTTCGCCGGGATCGGCCGGCCGGAGAAGTTCTTCGCCACCCTGGAGGCGCTCGGCGCCCGCCTCAAGGAGCGGGTGCCTTTCGCCGACCACCATCCCTACCACCCGACCGAGGTCTCGGCCCTGATCGACCGTGCCGCGGCGCTGGGCGCCGTGCCCGTCACCACCGCCAAGGACGCCGTCCGTTTCCCGTCGGAGCTGAGGGCAAAGGTCGCCGTCCTGCCGGTGTCGGTGCGCTGGGCGGATGAAGCCGCGCTTGCCGTGCTGCTGACGCATCTGTTGCTGAAAGGAAGCCCCGATGGCCAAGCCGCGTAGCCCGTTGCAGCGATGGCTGACGCGCCGCATCGGCTATCCGCTGGAGGCGGTGCTGGTCCATGGCGTCTCCCGGCTGTTCCAGGCCTTGCCGCTCGACCGCGCCTCGGCGCTCGGCGGCTGGATCGGACGGACGGTGGGGCCGTGGCTGCCCAACAATGCCCGCGCCCGGCGCAACCTGACCCGCGCCTTCCCGGAGAAGGGCAGGGCGGAGATCGACGCGATCCTGCGCGGCATGTGGGACAATCTCGGCCGCACCATCGCCGAATACCCGCATCTGGAGCAGATCGGCCGCGAGCGGATCGAAGTGATCGGCTCTGAACATGTCGACGCGCTGCGTGACGATGGCAAGGCCGGCATCATGGTCTCCGGCCATCTGGCCAACTGGGAGGTTCAGTCGGTCGCCGCCCGCTTGCGCGGGCTGGAACTGGGGCTGGTCTACCGGGCGCCCAACAACCCGATGGTCGGCGACCTGCTGGTGAAGCTGCGGGGGGCGGCGTCTGGAAATCAGATTCCCAAGGGGCCGGATGGCGCCCGGATCCTGCTGCGCCACCTGACCAAGGGTGGCCATGTCGGCATGCTGATCGACCAGAAGATGAATGACGGTATCGCGGTCCCCTTCTTCGGCCGCGACGCCATGACCGCCCCGGCCGCCGCCGTCCTCGGCATGAAGATGAAGCTGCCGCTGTGCCCGGCGCGGACCGAGCGGCTGGAGGGCGCGCGGTTCCGCGTCACCGTCCTGCCGCCGGAGGAATACCCGACCAGCGGCGACCGCAATGCCGATGCGCGAATTCTTATGGAAAGGCTGAACCGCCTGTTGGAGGATTGGATCCGCGACAAGCCTGCGCAATGGCTGTGGATCCATCGCCGCTGGCCCGACTGAGAACCAGACCCCCTCCACTGAGCCCCTCGCCCGAAGGCCCGTCCCGCGATGACCCTGCCGCTCGACCTGCATCTGCTGCAACTCTATATGGTCGCCGTCTGCGTCCTGGTCCTGGCACCGGGACCGGATTCGCTTCTGGTGCTGACCCGCAGCATCGCCGATGGCCGGCAGGCCGGCGTGGTGGCGACGATCGGCATCTGCGTTGGCAACACCGTCCATTCCCTTCTGGCCGCTGCCGGGATTTCCGCGCTGATCGCGGCGTCTGCCTCGCTGTTCGACCTGTTGCGCTATGCCGGCGGCGCCTATCTGGCCTGGATCGGCCTGCGCTCGTTGTGGAGCGTCTGGACCAGCCGCAACGCCGGACCCGCGGCGGCGATTGAGCTCCAGGCTCCGGCACCGACGGCCCGCGTCTTCGTCCAGGCGCTGCTGACGAACCTGCTGAACCCGAAGATCATTCTGTTCCAACTGGCCTTCGTTCCGCAGTTCATCGCCCCGGAGCTGGGCCATGTGGCATTGCAGACCTTCATTCTCGGCAACATCATCTCGGTGCTGGGCGGTCTCTATCTGATCGCCATCGCCGCCCTCAGCGCCGGTGCCGCGCGTCGGGTGCTGTCCAGCCCGCGTGTGCGCAGGGCGATGGACGGCCTCGCCGGCGTGCTGTTCCTGGGCTTCGCTGCAAGGCTGCTGCTGACGGACCGCAAGTTCGCGTGAGGGACTGCCGCGTGGCGCCCGCTCACCACAGATCGTCCTCGTCCTCCACCCCGGTGTCGACGTCGAAGGTCGCCGTGTGGCGCACCACCGGGTGGCTGTCCTTCCACTCCTCGAAATCCGACACCACCGCCGGGCGGATGCCGAGCGCCAGCACCGGGCAGCCGCCGCCGCGGCCGGCGTCCAGCCGGTAGAGCAGCTTCTTCATCCAGGTGGTGCTGGCTCCGTACTTGTTCTGGAAGTTCTTCATCTCCACCCGCCGCGCCACCTCGGTGAACAGCGGGATCAGTTCGGCGCTGCGGGTCAGCAGGACGCCGGCGTTGATGATGCCGCATTCGTAGAAGGTGCGGGCGGCATAGAGGTCGCGGTCGAAGGTCTGGTCCTTGCTGTTCCATTCCAGATCGAAGGATACGCGCTCCTTCACGAAGTCGATCTTGTGCCCGTCGATGAAGCCGTTGACCTTGTACAGTTCCTCGCGCTGGCGCTGTTCGGTGACGGTCTGGCCGCGGTTCTTGCCGGCGACGCGGCGCTTTTCCTCGTGCGTCACGATCATCTTGGTGATGAACAGGTCGCCGCGGATGCGCGTCTCGTTCCAGCCCAGCGGGTTCAGCATCCGCTCCATCGTCTTGGCGATCTGCGATTTGTTGCCGCCCGACGCCACGATGTCCTCGGTGCGGATGCGGAACTCCATCAGCCGTTCGGTGATCTCGCGGAACTCGGCGGTGCAGGCATGGGCCAGGATGCGCGCGGCGTTGCGGTAGCTGTGCACCTCGTACAAATCGAGAAAGCCGGGCGGGAACAGGTCGCCCAGGTCGGGATCCCGCGCCTCGATCAGCGGGGCCTTGTCGTGGATGCAGGCAAGCAGGGTCATGACGGCACTTGGGCGATGGAAAACGGCGCCACCATGGCGGCTGCCGCCCGGCAAATCCACCCTTTCCGCCGCTCGGTGGGGAGGGGAGCCGAACTGGCGGCCGTTCACCGACATATGGTAAGGTCGCCCGCATGTTGGGCCACCCGTTGGGGTGGAAAGAGTGCGGCCAGTTCGCCGGGGGACCGTGATGAGCGACGAATTCCTGTTCGCAGAGGAGGAGCCCGCCGTCGAGGCGGTGGCCGAGGCTGTCGAACCGGTCGAACCCTGGCTGGTGCTGATCGTCGATGACGACCCCGCCATTCACGCCACCACCAAGATGGTGCTGCGCGGCTTCACCTTTGAAGGACGCCCGGCGCAGTTCCTGTCGGCCGCCACCGCGGCGGAGGCGCGCGGCGTGCTGCGCGACAACCCTGCCATCGCGGTGATCCTGCTCGACGTCGTCATGGAATCCGACGACGCCGGCCTGCGGCTGGTCCGCTACATCCGCAGCGACCTGCACAACCGCCGCGTCCGCATCATCCTGCGCACCGGCCAGCCGGGGCAGGCGCCGGAACGCGACGTCATCCTCAGCTATGACATCAACGACTACAAATCCAAGACGGAACTGACGGCGCAGAAGCTGTTCACCTCGGTCGTCGCGGCGCTGCGGGGCTATCAGGACATCACCGCCATCGAGGACCATCGGGAGGGGCTGGAGCGTATCCTGGACTCCTCCTCCACCCTGCTGGGCAAGCGGACGATGGCGGAGTTCGTTCGCCATGCCGTGTCCCAGATCGTCGGCGTCTGCACGCCGGCCAATGGAATGACGGTGGGCGGGGTCGCGCTGGTCAGCCGCCTGTGTGAAGGCCCGCGTCCGGCCGAGCCACTGGTGCTGGGTGGCGCCGGTTGCCACGTCGGGATGGAGGGAACGCCGCTGTTACTTGCGCTGCCGCCAGACGCGGCGCAGGCGGTGACCGCGGCGCTTGCCGACGGCCGCAACCGGTACGAGCGCGGGCACAGCGTGCTGGTCTTCCGATCCGCCACCCGCCGGCACGACACCGCGGTCTATCTCGGCCATGGCCGCGCCCTGACCGCCGACGAGCGGCGGCTGCTGGAGGTGTTCTGCGCCAAGGTCGCCATCGGCTTCGACAACGTCCATCTGTACGAGGAACTGACCGAGCTCAACCGCAGCCTGGAACGGCAGGTGACGGAGCGGACGCAGGATCTGGTGGCGGCGCGCGAAGCGGCGGAGGCGGCGCGCTCGGAAGCCGAGGCGGCCAACCAGGCCAAGTCGCTGTTCCTGGCGACGATGAGCCACGAGATCCGCACGCCGATGAACGGCATCCAGGGCATGCTGGAACTGCTGGAGCACACCAGCCTGACCGGCGACCAGCGCGAACTGGTCAGCGTGGTGCGGGAGTCGGCCGGCGCCCTGCTGACCATCATCAACGACATCCTCGACTTCTCGAAGATCGAGGCCGGGCGGCTCGACCTGGAGCGGGTGCCGGTGGCGCTCGCCAATGTGGTGGAGGGGGTGGCAGACACGCTGGCGCCCAGCGCGCGGGCCAAGGGGCTGTCGCTGGTCACCTACATCGACCCCGATCTGCCGGGGGAGGTCGTCGGTGATCCGGTCCGCATCCGGCAGGTGCTGTTCAACATCGCCGGCAACGCGGTGAAGTTCACCCAGTCCGGCTCGGTCACCGTGCGGGTGGAGCTGGCACAGTTCGACGGCGACCGCGTCACCATCCGGGTCGCGGTGACCGACACGGGCATCGGCATTTCCAGGGAAAGCCAGACCCGCCTGTTCCGTCCCTTCACCCAGGCGGAGGCGTCGACCACCCGCCGCTTCGGCGGCACCGGGCTGGGTCTGTCGATCTGTCGGCGTCTGGCCGAACTGATGGGCGGCGATATCGGGGTCACCAGCGAGGTCAATGTCGGCTCCACCTTCTGGTTCACCTTCGCCGCCGATCTGGTGCCGGCGGCGAACGATCCGGCCGTGGTGCAGCGGGCGCCGCTTCAGGGCGTGACCGTCCTGCTGCTAGCCGCCGATGCGCAGGAGCGCGGCTTCCTCGCCCGCTATCTGAATGCCGACGGCGCCCAGGTGGTGGAGGCTGCCGACGCCGCCGCCGCCTTGCGTACCCTGCTGCCGACCGCGGCCTGCGACGTGCTGGTCTCCACGCTGGGCACCGACACGGCGGCGCTCGACCGCGACCCGCGCGGCCGGGTGCGTGGGCGCGTGCTGATCGGTGGCGACGCGCTGAGCGCCGGCGACGCGGCGGAGCTGGGGGCCTCCAGCCCCGGCACGGTGGTTCTCGGCAGGCCGGTGCGGCGGGTCGGGTTGGTCCGCGCCGTGCTGGCCGCCGCCGGGCGGATGGCGGCGGGGGAAGGGAGCCGCGCCGACCTGCGCCCCGAACCGGAACCCGCTGCCCGGGCCGCCGGACGCCGCCGCCTGCCCACTGTGGAGGAGGCGCGGGCGCGGGGCCGGCTGATCCTGGTGGCCGAAGATCATCCGACCAACCGTCAGGTCATCCAGCGCCAGCTGACCCTTCTCGGCCACGTGATGGAAACGGCGGAGGACGGCGTTCAGGCGCTGGAGCTGTGGCGGGCCGGTGGCCATGGCCTGCTGCTGACCGACTGTCAGATGCCGGAGATGGACGGCATGGAGCTGGCCCGCAGCATCCGCGCCGCCGAGGCGGCCGCCAAGGGAGCCGCCGAAGGCCCGCGCCTGCCGATCGTCGCCATCACCGCCAACGCGACTGAGAACGAGGCCCAGCTCTGCCTGCTGTCCGGCATGGATGACACGCTGGCTAAGCCGGTCAGCCTCGCCGACCTGCGCCGTGTGGTCGACCGCTTCCTACCCCCGCCGGACGGCGAGGCCTGGGGCGGGGAGGAGCCGTGCGAACCATTGCAGGAGGTGGAGGCGGTGACCGAAGAGTTGCAGCAACCACCCCCTCAGCCGTCCTCTCCGCCAACTCCCGTGACCGCCGACCTGCCGCCGCTAGACCTTGAGGCGCTGACCGCCCTGTTCGACGGTGATTGCGAGTTTGTCCGGCATCTGCTGGGCGAGTTCGTGACCTCCAACAGCACCTCGCATCGCTGGCTGACCGATGCGTTGGCCGGCGAGATCTGGGATGAGGTGCGGCAGGCCGCCCACAAGCTGGCGGGCTCCTCGCGCACCGTCGGCGCCCGCGACCTCGCCGCCGCCGCCGATGCGGTGGAACTGGCGGTGATCGACCAGCGGCTGGAGGGCATCGCCACGATGGTTGCCCGCGTCGGGGTCGAGCTGGACCGCGTGATCGCCCATATCGGGACGGTCTGATCCCGCTCCCTGACGGCTGTGCCGGGGGGCTGTAGCGAAACCGACATGAGCGTCCCCTTGTCGCCTTTGCGACAAGGGGACGGTGCTTTCCACCTTCTGAAAATCTCCAGTGTTTTCCGTGGCTTGGTCGGTCTTCGCCGGCTGGCACGCCGCTTGCTGTTCTGGGGGTGTCCCGGCCCGGTGCCGGCCCCAAACCCACATGCGCGCCACAGCGAGAGCGGAAGCCAAGGAGAACGGGATGCACATCGTCGTCTGTATCAAACAGGTGCCCGACAGCGCCCAGATCCGCATCCATCCCGTCACCAACACCATCATGCGGCAGGGCGTGCCCGCCATCATCAACCCGTTCGACCTGTTCTCGCTGGAAGAGGCGCTGCGGCTGAAGGACAAGGTGGGCGCCCGCGTCACCGTGCTGACCATGGGGCCGCCGATGGCGGAGACCTCGCTGCGCAAGGCGCTGTCGCTGGGGGCTGACGACGCGGTGCTGCTGACCGACCGCAAGTTCGCCGGTTCCGACACGCTGGCGACCTCCTATGCCCTGACTTCGGCCATCCAGAAGCTGGCGGAGGAGGATCCGGTCGACATCGTCTTCTGCGGCAAGCAGACGGTTGACGGCGACACCGCCCAGGTCGGCCCCGGCATCGCCACCCGTCTCGGTTTCGAGCAGCTGACCTACATCACGAAGATCGAGGATCTGGACATCGCGTCCAAGGAGATCGTGGTGCAGCGCCGCTCCGAAGGCGGGGTGCAGGTACTGAAGACGAAACTCCCCTGCATGATCACCATGCTGGAGGGCACCAACACCATCCGCTTCGGTAAGATGGACGACCTGTTCCGCGCCGCCCGTTACGAGCTGAAGACCTGGAGCCGCGACTTCACCGGCGCCGAGGAGGGCCGTGTCGGCCTGAAGGGCTCGCCGACCGTGGTGTCGAAGGTGTTCGTGCCGAAGCCGCGGGCGGAGAAGGCCAAGATGATCGAGGCCGCATCCGATACCCCCGACGCGATGGCCGCCGCCGCCATCGACGCCATCTTCGCCGCCCAGCCCAAGCTGGCCGGTGACCTGCTCGCCCGCGCCGCGGCCGGGCTCTGACGATTTACCCGCGGGAGACCCGACGATGAGCGAACCGAGCAAGCCCCAGGGCCGCAAGTTCCAGCTTCCCGAACATCTGAAAATTTACCAGAACGTCTGGGTGATCGTGGAGCAGGAGCGCGGCATCGTCCATTCCGTGTCGTTGGAATTGCTGGGCGAGGCCCGCAAGCTGGCCGACAAGCTGGGGGTGGAGGTGGGTGCCGTTGTGCTGGGCGCCGAAAGCCCCGACCTGAACCGCATCTGCGGCGACGCCATCAGCTATGGCGCCGACATCGTCTACAAGGTGACCGACCCGGCGCTGGCCGATTACCGCACCGATCCCTATTGCCGCGTGATGACCGATGTGGTGAACACCCACAAGCCGGAAATCGTGCTGCTGGGTGCCACCACGCTGGGCCGCGATCTGGCCGGTGCCATCGCCACCACGCTGGCGACCGGCCTGACCGCCGACTGCACCGAGCTGGACATCTACGCCGACAACCGCTCGCTGGCCGCCACCCGGCCGACTTTCGGCGGCACGCTGCTCTGCACCATCCAGACGCTGGCCTATCGACCGCAGATGGCGACGGTGCGCCCGCGCGTCATGGCGATGCCGGAACGCGACGACGCCCGCACCGGCCGCGTCATCGAAATCCAGCCGGACCTGCGTGAAGAGGACATCGTCACCAAGGTCCTGAACTTCATCGCCGACCGCGAGCAGAACGAGGCGCAACTGGCCTTCGCCGACATCATCGTGTCGGCCGGCAAGGGGCTGGGCAAGGTCGAGAACATGAAGCTGGTCTTCGACCTCGCCAAGGTGCTGGGCGCCGAGGTCGGTGTGACCCGTCCGCTGGTCCAGGCTGGCTGGGCGACCAACGACCGTCAGGTCGGGCAGACCGGCAAGACGGTGCGGCCGAAGCTCTACATCGCCGCCGGCATTTCCGGGGCCATCCAGCATCGGGTCGGCATGGAGAAGTCGGACCTGATCCTGGCGATCAACACCGATCCGAATGCGACGATCTTCGACTTCGCCCATCTCGGGCTGGTCGGCGACGCGCTGAAGATCCTGCCGGCGCTGACCGATGCCTTCGGCCGCCGCCTGTCCGTCAACCGCATGGCCGGCTGATCGCCGGACGAGAAAGGAGCCTGTCGACATGGTCGAAAAGTTCGACGCCATCGTCATCGGTGCCGGCCCGTCCGGCAACGCCGCCACCTACACGCTGGCCAAGCAGGGGCTGAAGGTGCTCCAGCTGGAGCGCGGCGAATATCCCGGCGCCAAGAATGTCCAGGGCGGCATCATGTATGCACATGAGCTGGAGAAGATCATCCCGGATTTCCGGGAGGATTGCCCGACCGAGCGCCACATCATCGAACAGCGCGTCTGGCTGCTGGGCGACGACAATTACGTCGGCACCAACTACCGCTCGGAAGCCTTCAACAGCGACAAGCCGAACCGCTACACCATCATCCGCGCCAACATCGACAAATGGTGGGGCGAGCAGATCCGCAAGGTCGGCGGCCTCCAGATCTGCGAGACGACGGTGACGGAGCTGATCCGCGATCCGTCCGGCAAGGTGATCGGCGTGCGCACCGACCGCGAGGGCGGGGAAATCCTGGCGGATGTCGTCATCATGGCCGACGGTGTGAATGCCCTCCTGGCCAAGCGTGCCGGGCTTCAGGCCGAAGCGGCGCCGGAGAATGTGGCGCTGGCGGTCAAGGAGATCCTCTTCATCGATCCGGAGCTGATCCAGCAGCGCTTCGGCATCAAGGAGGACGAAGGCGTCGTGATCGAGATCATGGGCAAGGTGACCAAGGGGATGGTCGGCACCGCCTTCCTCTACACCAACAAGGAATCGCTGACGATCGGCATCGGCTGCCTGATCTCCGACTTCAAGAACGGCTCCTGCCCGCCTTATAAGATGCTGGAGGACCTGAAGAACCACCCCGTCATCAAGCCGCTGATCGAAGGGGCGGAGATGAAGGAATATGCCGCCCACATGATCCCGGAGGGTGGCTACAAGGCGGTTCCCCAGCTCTACGGCGATGGTTGGATGGTGGTCGGCGACGCCGCCCACTTCAACAACGCCGCCCACCGCGAGGGCTCCAACCTCGCCATGGCCTCGGGCCGGATGGCGGCGGAGACGGTGATCGAGCTGAAGGCCGCCGGTAAGGCCTACAGCGCGTCGAACCTCGCCGCCTACAAGAAGAAGCTGGACGACAGCTTCGTCATGAAGGACCTGAAGAAGTACCGCGAGCTGCCCGGCATCATGCACGGCAACAAGCAGTTCTTCGGCGCCTATCCCGACGAAATCACCGCGGCGGCCCACAACTGGTTCACCGTGGACAGCATCGACAAGAAGACGAAGGAAAAGCAGATCATGAAGTCCTTCATCAAGCGCCGCTCGATGATGGGACTGGTCGGTGACGCAATCAAGCTGGTGAGGGCCGTGCGATGAGCATCATGGTCAAGGTCGAAGAGAAGCTCTATCAGAACCGCTACATCGTCGACGAAAGCCGACCGCACATCCAGATCAAGAGCGTGGAGGCCTGCCAGACCTGCGAGAAGCAGGCTTGCACCTTCTGCTGCCCCGCCGCCTGCTACAGCAAGAACGAGACCGGCGGCGTGACTCTGGTGACCGACGGCTGCCTGGAATGCGGCACCTGCCGGGTCGTCTGCCAGGACAAGGGCAACATCGCCTGGGACTATCCGCGTGGCGGCTACGGCATCAGCTACAAGTTCGGCTGATCCGGTCTTTCGCTGTCTTCCTCCGGCGCTGCCTTCCCCGGACTTCGACGGCCTCCGCGTGGCGACGCGCGGGGGCCGGTTTGTGTTTGGGGTTGGGCCAGGTCAGCGACCTCTCAATATTTCCACCGCATGTCCCAGCGCCCGCTGAAGCTCGGCCGGGAAGTAGGGTTTGCGAACGAAGCCGAAGGGATCGCATTCGGCGGCGCGGTGGCGGGTTTCCGGGTCGCCGAAGGCGGAGGTGAAGATGCAGCGGATACCGGTCCGCTTGCGGATTTCCGCCGCCGCCTCGATGCCGTCACGGGGCCCCAGCAGGCGGATATCCATCATCACGACATCCGGACGCCACCGTTCCGCCGCCGCGATCGCGCCGTCGGCATTGTCCTCGATTCCGACGACGGTGAATCCGAGCATGCCCAGAACCTCTTCCAAAGCCATGGCGGCAAGGCTCTCGTCTTCCACGATGAGGATGCGAAGGGGCTGGTCGGAGGCGGACGAAGGGTCGGTCATCATGATCGCGTAAGGGGTGTCACAAGGATTTTACAGGAGTCGCGCAACCAGCGAACCCGAAAAGCGCAGGATTATGACCAATGGCGAAGTCTGCATCGGCTGCATGGGTCAGGGTCGGAAAGCGTCGCCCTGGCTGTGGGCTGACACTTGTTTTTCACACCTGCGGCGTACCATCTCTGTATCACGGCTGTTTTAACGAGCGAACGTTGCGGACCCGCGCCCATCCCTTGTGGTGCAATAGCGGGGCCGCTGCCTTTTCCATGAGGAGACCGGCGATGGACCTGCGTGTCTGCTTCGAGAACATGGAAAGCGTCAACGTCAACGACGCGGCGATGATGAAGCACTACACCAAGAGTTATCTGGCCGATTTCGACCCGGAATGGGCGGGCTTTATCATGCTGCCCCATGACGAGACGCAGCGCGCGACGATGGAGCCCGCCTGGCAGGTGCTGATCCGCGACGCCAGCCAGCGGACGGAGCAGGATCTGCTGCGCTATCTCGACGAAAACCCGATGGCGGCCTACCACGTTCATGTCTACCGGCGCGACGGTGGACGGAACGAGAGCAAGATCCACTGACGAAGAAGGGGGCGCGGCGGGCGCCCCCCTTGTTCCTCATCGTCTTCTTTTGACGGGCATCATCGGCGCCGGCGGCTCAGCCCGCCGGCGTGCCCAGCAGGCTGTCCAGCGGAACGAAGCGGTCGGCCATCTTGCGAGCCTCCTCCTTGTGGACCTTGAAGGTCTTTTCCGCGATGGCGTTGGAGACGACGAAGTCCTGGTACGCCCGTTCCAGATGGAAACGGTAGCGCGCCGACGTCCCCTCGTCGTCCAGTCCCTCCATCCCATGGTCCGCCGACAGGTAATCGTGGAAGCGTTGCAGGATGTGCAGGCGGTTTACATTCACCACGCGCTGATCATAGGTGACGTGGAAGAAGCGCAGGAAGTCTTCCGCGGTTTCCAGATCGTCGAGGTCGTCGGTGAAATCGCTCATCGTCGAAGGCTCCTCACGCGTGCTGCTGGGTGGAAGGGGAGGGGGCGCACCCCTCCTGGTCGCAGATGTTGCCACAAGAGTTGCAGGCCACACCGTCCAAACGTATATCGTTCAGCCGAAATTCCGACAGGCGGATGCTTTTAGCAGGAAACTGTGACGTTTCGGTTGTGGTCTGGGCTTCAAGCCGGGCTTCGATCCGGTTGATGTGCTCGATCAGGCAGGCGATGGCCTTGCCGACCGGGTCGGGCATCAGGTGATGTTCCAGGTCGATGCCATGCGGGGACAACTGGCGCTGGGTTTCCGGCCGCATCACGCGGCCGGGGATTCCGATCACGGTCATGCCCGGCGGCACCGGCTTGGTCACCACCGAATTGGCGCCTATCCGCGCGTTGGCGCCGACGGTGATCGGCCCCAGGATCTTGGCGCCGGCACCGACCAGCACGCCATTCATCAGCGTCGGATGCCGCTTGCCCTTGGTCCAGGAGGTGCCGCCCAGCGTCACACCGTGATACAGCGTGACATCGTCGCCGACTTCCGCCGTCTCGCCGATCACCACGCCGGCGCCATGGTCGATGAAGAACCGGCGGCCGATGCCGGCGCCGGGATGGATGTCGATGTTGGTCAGCGCACGGGCGACATAGGACAGGAAGCGTGCCGGCCAGCGCAGCCCCCGCCGCCACGCCGCATTGGCGAAGCGATGGAATACCAGCGCATGGATGCCGGGATAGCAGGTGAGCACGTCGAAGACGTTGCGCGCCGCCGGGTCGCGGTCGAACACGCAGGCGACGTCTTCGCGCAGCAGGGCGACGACGCCCAATGAGCAGGTGGGCGAACTGGTGGGGTTCATCATGTCGCCGCCTCCAGAAAGGCGTGCAGCTCCTCGGCCGTCGGCGGCCGTTTTGCACGGGTGGCGAGAGCCCGGACGCGCGGCAGCACAGCCTGGGCCGTGACGTCATCGCAGGCGATGCCGAGCCGCTCGTAGGCCAGCTTCACCGCCGCGGTGCCGGAATGTTTGCCCAGCACGATGCGGTGCTCACGCCCGACCTCGGCCGGGTCGAAATTCTGGTAGGTGGCGCGGTCGCGCAGCAGCCCGTCGACATGGATCCCGGCCTCGTGGGTGAAGACGGCGGC from Azospirillum sp. TSH100 carries:
- a CDS encoding DUF3369 domain-containing protein gives rise to the protein MSDEFLFAEEEPAVEAVAEAVEPVEPWLVLIVDDDPAIHATTKMVLRGFTFEGRPAQFLSAATAAEARGVLRDNPAIAVILLDVVMESDDAGLRLVRYIRSDLHNRRVRIILRTGQPGQAPERDVILSYDINDYKSKTELTAQKLFTSVVAALRGYQDITAIEDHREGLERILDSSSTLLGKRTMAEFVRHAVSQIVGVCTPANGMTVGGVALVSRLCEGPRPAEPLVLGGAGCHVGMEGTPLLLALPPDAAQAVTAALADGRNRYERGHSVLVFRSATRRHDTAVYLGHGRALTADERRLLEVFCAKVAIGFDNVHLYEELTELNRSLERQVTERTQDLVAAREAAEAARSEAEAANQAKSLFLATMSHEIRTPMNGIQGMLELLEHTSLTGDQRELVSVVRESAGALLTIINDILDFSKIEAGRLDLERVPVALANVVEGVADTLAPSARAKGLSLVTYIDPDLPGEVVGDPVRIRQVLFNIAGNAVKFTQSGSVTVRVELAQFDGDRVTIRVAVTDTGIGISRESQTRLFRPFTQAEASTTRRFGGTGLGLSICRRLAELMGGDIGVTSEVNVGSTFWFTFAADLVPAANDPAVVQRAPLQGVTVLLLAADAQERGFLARYLNADGAQVVEAADAAAALRTLLPTAACDVLVSTLGTDTAALDRDPRGRVRGRVLIGGDALSAGDAAELGASSPGTVVLGRPVRRVGLVRAVLAAAGRMAAGEGSRADLRPEPEPAARAAGRRRLPTVEEARARGRLILVAEDHPTNRQVIQRQLTLLGHVMETAEDGVQALELWRAGGHGLLLTDCQMPEMDGMELARSIRAAEAAAKGAAEGPRLPIVAITANATENEAQLCLLSGMDDTLAKPVSLADLRRVVDRFLPPPDGEAWGGEEPCEPLQEVEAVTEELQQPPPQPSSPPTPVTADLPPLDLEALTALFDGDCEFVRHLLGEFVTSNSTSHRWLTDALAGEIWDEVRQAAHKLAGSSRTVGARDLAAAADAVELAVIDQRLEGIATMVARVGVELDRVIAHIGTV
- a CDS encoding BglII/BstYI family type II restriction endonuclease; this encodes MTLLACIHDKAPLIEARDPDLGDLFPPGFLDLYEVHSYRNAARILAHACTAEFREITERLMEFRIRTEDIVASGGNKSQIAKTMERMLNPLGWNETRIRGDLFITKMIVTHEEKRRVAGKNRGQTVTEQRQREELYKVNGFIDGHKIDFVKERVSFDLEWNSKDQTFDRDLYAARTFYECGIINAGVLLTRSAELIPLFTEVARRVEMKNFQNKYGASTTWMKKLLYRLDAGRGGGCPVLALGIRPAVVSDFEEWKDSHPVVRHTATFDVDTGVEDEDDLW
- a CDS encoding LysE family translocator, whose translation is MTLPLDLHLLQLYMVAVCVLVLAPGPDSLLVLTRSIADGRQAGVVATIGICVGNTVHSLLAAAGISALIAASASLFDLLRYAGGAYLAWIGLRSLWSVWTSRNAGPAAAIELQAPAPTARVFVQALLTNLLNPKIILFQLAFVPQFIAPELGHVALQTFILGNIISVLGGLYLIAIAALSAGAARRVLSSPRVRRAMDGLAGVLFLGFAARLLLTDRKFA
- a CDS encoding lauroyl acyltransferase, whose protein sequence is MAKPRSPLQRWLTRRIGYPLEAVLVHGVSRLFQALPLDRASALGGWIGRTVGPWLPNNARARRNLTRAFPEKGRAEIDAILRGMWDNLGRTIAEYPHLEQIGRERIEVIGSEHVDALRDDGKAGIMVSGHLANWEVQSVAARLRGLELGLVYRAPNNPMVGDLLVKLRGAASGNQIPKGPDGARILLRHLTKGGHVGMLIDQKMNDGIAVPFFGRDAMTAPAAAVLGMKMKLPLCPARTERLEGARFRVTVLPPEEYPTSGDRNADARILMERLNRLLEDWIRDKPAQWLWIHRRWPD
- the lpxK gene encoding tetraacyldisaccharide 4'-kinase, which codes for MKTPAFWYRPPGLASTLLAPLGALYGLAGRRRIAGTVPRRVGVPVACVGNLVAGGAGKTPVGLALIAALQARGVIVHALTRGHGGREAGPLAVDPRRHSAADVGDEALLLAGAAPCWVARDRLAGAERAAVAGAGAIVMDDGFQNPALHKDLALIVADGAVGFGNGRLVPAGPLRERVADGLARADALVILGEDRHGLAALAGGRPVLSARLEPDPEAATRLAGRDVLAFAGIGRPEKFFATLEALGARLKERVPFADHHPYHPTEVSALIDRAAALGAVPVTTAKDAVRFPSELRAKVAVLPVSVRWADEAALAVLLTHLLLKGSPDGQAA